The Scomber scombrus chromosome 22, fScoSco1.1, whole genome shotgun sequence genome has a window encoding:
- the LOC134004257 gene encoding E3 ubiquitin-protein ligase TRIM39-like has protein sequence MTTLKEDLWNTLEDLTDAQFKQFKWFLKESDMPEGFSAIAVAPLERADRQDTVDLMVQKYNCLGALEITISVLKKISRNDLVQQLLNLKTTDSVLFKFKYEREKSMLGKMETEIKLMIQERQMKILEVKHSAELSSKSAQKQIADSLRVFTVLQQSVERSLANLIDTIEEKQKKTQKLAEGFIQELEQEISELTKRRTKMEKLSCTKDHLDFLQSPLSLNAFPPTKSWTKVSVPPPSYKENVTSTVDQLQENFSKEMKKLLAEAELIRVQQFAVDVTLDPDTANSNLILSDDGKQVYCGDTGVHQNLPDKPERFKPAINVLGKHGFSSGRFYFEVQVKGKTAWDLGVVKESVIRKGSISAKPDHGYWTICLRNGDKYKASAVSLSVAYQPKKVGVFVDYENCLVSFYDVDAAEHIHCFTDCSFNEKLFPFFSPGVHHGGTNSTPLIISPVNNTV, from the exons ATGACAACACTTAAAGAAGACCTTTGGAACACTCTGGAGGATTTGACAGATGCACAATTCAAGCAGTTTAAGTGGTTTCTAAAGGAGAGTGACATGCCTGAAGGCTTCTCAGCTATCGCGGTGGCCCCACTGGAGAGGGCAGACAGGCAGGATACAGTGGATCTGATGGTGCAAAAGTACAACTGCCTTGGAGCTCTGGAGATTACCATAAGCGTTTTGAAGAAGATCAGCAGAAATGATCTGGTGCAGCAATTGTTAA ACCTCAAGACCACTGACtctgttctttttaaatttaaatatgaaagagAGAAGTCCATGCTGGGGAAAATGGAGActgaaataaaactgatgaTCCAGGAGAGACAGATGAAGATCTTGGAGGTCAAACACTCAGCAGAGCTCAGCAGTAAATCTGCACAAAAACAGATTGCAGACAGTCTGCGggtttttactgttttgcaGCAGTCTGTAGAGAGAAGTCTGGCCAATCTCATTGACACAATtgaggaaaagcagaaaaagacacAGAAACTGGCCGAAGGATTCATCCAAGAGCTGGAGcaggaaatctctgagctgaCTAAGAGAAGGACTAAGATGGAGAAACTCTCATGCACCAAAGACCACCTTGACTTCCTCCAAAGCCCCTTGTCCCTGAATGCTTTTCCACCCACCAAGAGCTGGACAAAAGTCAGTGTCCCTCCCCCATCATATAAGGAAAATGTGACCAGTACTGTGGATCAGCTGCAGGAAAATTTCAGCAAAGAGATGAAGAAGTTGCTCGCTGAGGCTGAGCTAATCAGGGTCCAGCAGTTtgcagtggatgtgactctAGATCCTGATACAGCAAATTCCAACCTCATCTtgtctgatgatgggaaacaGGTATACTGTGGTGATACTGGGGTACATCAAAACCTCCCAGACAAGCCAGAAAGATTTAAACCTGCTATCAATGTCCTGGGAAAGCATGGTTTTTCTTCAGGtagattttactttgaggttcaggttaaagGGAAGACTGCCTGGGATTTAGGTGTTGTCAAGGAGTCGGTCATTAGGAAGGGATCAATCTCTGCAAAGCCTGACCATGGCTACTGGACTATATGTTTAAGGAATGGAGATAAGTACAAAGCTTCTGCTGTCTCTCTTAGTGTAGCATATCAGCCAAAGAAAGTGGGcgtgtttgtggattatgagAACTGTTTAGTCTCCTTTTATGACGTAGATGCTGCAGAACATATCCACTGCTTTACTGATTGTTCCTTCAATGAGAAACTCTTCCCATTCTTCAGTCCTGGTGTCCATCATGGTGGTACAAACTCCACCCCTCTGATCATTTCTCCGGTCAATAACACTGTTTAG